The following are from one region of the Mangifera indica cultivar Alphonso chromosome 14, CATAS_Mindica_2.1, whole genome shotgun sequence genome:
- the LOC123196776 gene encoding crooked neck-like protein 1, producing the protein MASKDADPSLGYLTRKDTEVKLPRPTRVKNKTPAPIQITAEQILREARERQEAEIRPPKQKITDSTELAEYRLRKRKEFEDLIRRVRWNISVWIKYAQWEESQKDFERARSVWERALEVDYRNHTLWLKYAEVEMKNKFINRARNVWDRAVTLLPRVDQLWYKYIHMEEMLGNVAGARQIFERWMNWMPDQQGWFSYIKFELRYNEVDRARLIFERFVQCHPKVTAWIRYAKFEMKNGEVDRARNVYERAVEKLADDEEAEVLFVAFAEFEERCKETERARCIYKFALDHIPKGRAEDLYRKFVAFEKQYGDKEGIEDAIVGKRRFQYEDEVRKNPMNYDTWFDYIRLEESVGNKDRIREVYERSIANVPPAEEKRYWQRYIYLWINYALYEELDAEDMEQTRDVYSECLKLIPHKKFSFAKIWLLAAQFEIRQLNLSGARKILGNAIGQAPKDKIFKKYIEIELQLGNMDRCRKLYEKYLEWSPENCYAWSKFAELERSLDETERARAIFELAIAQPALDTPELLWKAYIDFEISEAEFDRTRDLYERLLDRTKHLKVWISYAKFEASAVTEDGARSELAEDDGRGDFLEQKKQCVQNARRVFEKALNYFRTSAPELKEERAMLLEEWLNMESSFGELGDVSLVQSKLPKKLKKRRPIVIDDGLSAGYEEYIDYLFPEESQTTNLKILEAAYRWKKQKIASDDD; encoded by the exons ATGGCATCTAAAGATGCGGATCCTTCTCTGGGATACCTCACGCGCAAGGACACGGAGGTGAAACTCCCGCGTCCGACTCGAGTCAAGAACAAAACGCCAGCTCCAATACAAATCACTGCTGAACAAATTTTACGTGAAGCTCGGGAACGTCAAGAGGCTGAAATCCGGCCACCTAAACAGAAAATCACTGACTCTACTGAGCTTGCTGAGTATCGTCTTCGCAAGCGGAAGGAATTTGAGGATTTAATTCGTAGAGTGAGATGGAATATTAGTGTGTGGATTAAGTATGCCCAATGGGAGGAGTCTCAGAAAGATTTTGAGCGTGCTCGAAGCGTGTGGGAACGTGCATTGGAAGTTGATTACCGGAACCACACTCTTTGGTTGAAGTATGCTGAGGTAGAAATGAAGAACAAATTCATCAACCGGGCACGGAATGTTTGGGACCGTGCAGTCACATTGCTACCACGTGTGGATCAACTATGGTATAAATATATTCACATGGAAGAAATGCTTGGGAATGTCGCCGGAGCTAGGCAGATTTTTGAAAGGTGGATGAACTGGATGCCTGATCAGCAAGGATGGTTTTCATATATCAAATTTGAGCTGCGATATAATGAAGTTGACCGTGCTAGGCTGATTTTTGAGCGGTTTGTTCAGTGCCACCCAAAAGTTACAGCGTGGATACGTTATGCCAAGTTTGAGATGAAAAATGGAGAAGTTGATCGTGCAAGGAATGTTTATGAACGTGCAGTGGAGAAATTGGCGGATGACGAAGAGGCTGAGGTGTTGTTTGTTGCATTTGCAGAGTTTGAGGAGAGATGTAAGGAGACAGAGCGTGCTAGATGCATTTATAAGTTTGCATTGGATCATATACCAAAGGGCAGGGCTGAAGACTTATATAGAAAGTTTGTGGCCTTTGAGAAACAGTATGGTGATAAGGAAGGGATTGAGGATGCTATTGTGGGAAAGAGGAGGTTTCAATATGAGGATGAAGTGAGAAAGAATCCAATGAATTATGACACATGGTTTGACTACATTAGATTAGAAGAGAGCGTAGGAAATAAGGATAGGATTAGGGAGGTTTATGAGCGTTCCATTGCTAATGTGCCACCAGCTGAGGAGAAGAGATACTGGCAAAGATACATATACCTGTG gaTTAATTATGCATTGTACGAAGAGTTGGATGCGGAAGATATGGAACAGACACGAGATGTGTATAG CGAGTGCCTGAAGCTAATTCCTCATAAGAAGTTCTCATTTGCAAAAATCTGGCTCTTGGCTGCCCAGTTTGAAATACGGCAATTAAATCTCAGTGGTGCCAGAAAAATTTTAGGAAATGCAATTGGACAAGCTCCTAAGGATAAG atatttaaaaaatacattgaAATAGAGTTGCAGCTTGGTAATATGGACCGATGCCGAAAGCTTTACGAAAAGTACTTGGAATGGTCACCGGAGAACTGCTATGCTTGGAGCAAATTTGCAGAACTAGAGCGGTCTTTGGATGAAACAGAGCGAGCTAGGGCTATTTTTGAGCTTGCAATTGCCCAGCCAGCTTTGGATACGCCTGAGTTGTTGTGGAAG GCATATATCGACTTTGAGATATCAGAAGCTGAGTTTGACAGAACGAGAGATCTTTATGAGAGACTCTTGGATCGCACAAAACATTTGAAGGTGTGGATTAGTTATGCAAAGTTTGAGGCCTCTGCTGTGACGGAGGATGGTGCAAGGTCAGAGTTGGCAGAAGATGATGGCAGGGGAGATTTCCTTGAACAAAAGAAGCAATGCGTTCAGAATGCAAGGA GAGTCTTTGAAAAAGCACTTAACTATTTTAGAACATCAGCTCCCGAATTAAAGGAAGAAAGGGCTATGTTGTTAGAAGAGTGGTTGAACATGGAGAGTAGCTTTGGTGAGCTTGGTGATGTTAGTTTAGTCCAGTCTAAGCTACCAAAGAAACTTAAGAAGAGAAGGCCAATTGTCATTGATGATGGGTTGTCAGCTGG GTATGAAGAGTACATCGACTACCTGTTCCCTGAGGAATCACAGACCACAAATCTGAAGATATTGGAGGCTGCATACAGATGGAAGAAACAGAAGATTGCTTCCGATGATGATTAG